The following proteins are encoded in a genomic region of Candidatus Manganitrophaceae bacterium:
- a CDS encoding 50S ribosomal protein L6 → MSRVGEKKIPIPSGVTVKVDAGMVHVKGPKGEAKTAIRLDSKVAIEEGCVLVSRCSDEPRHKALHGLSRSEINNMVQGVSVGFEKVLEIKGVGYRVALKGKVLNFSLGYSHPVYYDLPKGIDAVVEKQTTLTIKGIDKYMVGQVAANIRALRKPEPYKGKGIRYRGEKILRKEGKTGK, encoded by the coding sequence ATGTCTCGGGTAGGTGAAAAAAAGATTCCGATTCCAAGCGGCGTCACGGTAAAGGTGGATGCGGGCATGGTTCATGTCAAGGGTCCAAAGGGAGAGGCCAAAACCGCAATTCGCCTTGATTCAAAAGTGGCGATTGAGGAGGGTTGTGTGCTTGTTTCCCGATGTTCCGATGAGCCTCGGCATAAGGCCCTTCATGGTCTATCCAGAAGTGAAATAAATAATATGGTTCAAGGGGTTTCTGTAGGCTTTGAGAAGGTGCTTGAAATCAAAGGGGTCGGCTACCGTGTCGCCCTCAAGGGAAAGGTTTTGAACTTCAGCCTGGGCTATTCTCATCCGGTTTACTATGATCTCCCGAAAGGGATTGATGCCGTGGTGGAAAAACAGACAACCTTAACGATTAAAGGGATCGATAAATATATGGTCGGTCAAGTTGCAGCAAACATCCGTGCCTTAAGAAAGCCTGAACCCTATAAGGGCAAAGGAATAAGATACCGTGGCGAAAAAATCCTCCGGAAGGAAGGAAAGACAGGGAAGTAG
- the rplP gene encoding 50S ribosomal protein L16: protein MLSPKKVKFRKKMKGRMTGKAYRGSSLSFGEFGLKALEPGWVTARQIEAARIAMTRYVKRGGKIWIRVFPDKPITKKPAETRMGKGKGAPEYWVSVVKPGCILYEMDGVSSEVAKGAFRLAAYKLPIATKFVSREDQ from the coding sequence ATGCTTTCCCCGAAGAAAGTAAAATTCAGAAAAAAAATGAAGGGTCGGATGACCGGTAAGGCTTATCGAGGTTCGAGCTTGAGTTTTGGTGAGTTTGGTCTGAAAGCCCTGGAACCGGGTTGGGTGACGGCCAGGCAGATCGAGGCGGCGAGAATCGCGATGACGCGATACGTCAAACGTGGTGGAAAGATCTGGATTCGTGTTTTCCCCGATAAACCGATTACAAAGAAGCCGGCTGAAACGCGTATGGGGAAAGGGAAGGGGGCTCCTGAGTATTGGGTTTCTGTTGTCAAGCCGGGCTGTATCCTCTATGAGATGGATGGTGTGTCTTCAGAGGTAGCGAAAGGGGCTTTTCGTTTGGCGGCATACAAGCTTCCGATTGCGACAAAATTTGTTTCTCGCGAGGATCAGTAA
- a CDS encoding 50S ribosomal protein L24, which yields MKVAAVVRTKIRKGDLVRVTSGKEKGKEGKVLGVLYDKESVVVERLNLLKKHVRPNQQNSQGGIIEKEGRIHLSNVMLLCGNCNKPARVGMKRLEDGKKMRTCRRCGEVLDKEV from the coding sequence ATGAAGGTTGCGGCAGTTGTGAGAACGAAGATCAGGAAGGGCGATCTCGTTCGTGTCACATCAGGGAAAGAGAAGGGGAAAGAAGGGAAGGTTCTCGGCGTACTATATGATAAAGAATCCGTTGTTGTTGAAAGGTTGAATCTTTTAAAAAAACATGTCCGGCCGAACCAGCAGAACTCCCAGGGAGGGATCATTGAAAAAGAAGGGCGGATCCATCTCTCTAATGTGATGTTACTTTGTGGAAATTGTAATAAGCCGGCGCGTGTGGGAATGAAGCGGCTGGAAGACGGGAAGAAGATGAGGACCTGCCGTCGTTGCGGAGAGGTTCTGGATAAAGAGGTGTAG
- a CDS encoding 50S ribosomal protein L22 has product MEAKVILRYIRIAPRKARLVADLVRGKNAEEAFTILKFTPRRGAMIIEKILKSAVANASQKEMGDVDTLKISRVFVDCGPTMKRMRPRAMGRANTILKRTSHITLVLSGEEAAKKDRKATSAPVKQKKTAPVKKTATSRKSPASGKKAAPKKDTISKKEVASKKGSDSGKGGVSKKAPASKKVVSPKKETATKKPVVSKKEAPPKKALPKKKKDADSQKEK; this is encoded by the coding sequence ATGGAAGCAAAAGTAATTCTAAGGTATATTCGTATTGCGCCTAGAAAGGCGAGACTCGTGGCCGACTTGGTTCGCGGGAAGAATGCTGAGGAAGCGTTTACGATATTAAAGTTTACGCCAAGGCGGGGTGCGATGATCATCGAGAAGATCTTAAAGTCTGCCGTCGCGAATGCATCTCAAAAAGAAATGGGAGATGTCGATACCCTTAAGATTTCTAGGGTCTTTGTTGACTGCGGGCCGACGATGAAGAGGATGCGGCCGAGAGCGATGGGGCGGGCGAATACGATTTTGAAGAGGACCAGTCACATCACGCTGGTTCTCTCTGGAGAAGAGGCGGCGAAAAAGGATCGAAAGGCCACTTCTGCGCCGGTGAAACAGAAAAAAACGGCTCCTGTTAAAAAAACGGCAACTTCCCGGAAAAGTCCAGCTTCCGGGAAAAAGGCTGCTCCGAAAAAAGATACTATATCCAAGAAAGAGGTTGCCTCTAAAAAGGGGAGTGATTCTGGAAAGGGCGGTGTATCTAAAAAAGCGCCTGCTTCAAAAAAAGTGGTTTCCCCTAAAAAAGAGACGGCTACTAAAAAGCCAGTGGTTTCTAAAAAGGAAGCGCCTCCTAAGAAGGCGCTTCCTAAGAAAAAGAAAGACGCAGATTCTCAAAAGGAGAAGTAA
- the rpsJ gene encoding 30S ribosomal protein S10, whose amino-acid sequence MSQKIRVRLKAYDYRLLDQSVGEIVETVKRTGAKIAGPIPLPTKIAKYTVLKSPHVDKKSREQFEIRTHKRLIDILEPTPDTVDALMKLNLSAGVNVEIKL is encoded by the coding sequence GTGAGTCAGAAGATACGAGTTCGTTTGAAGGCATATGATTACCGTCTCCTTGATCAATCGGTTGGCGAGATTGTCGAGACGGTGAAAAGAACGGGTGCGAAGATTGCGGGTCCAATTCCTCTGCCGACGAAAATCGCAAAATATACAGTTCTTAAATCGCCTCATGTTGATAAAAAATCAAGAGAGCAGTTTGAGATACGCACGCATAAACGCTTGATTGACATATTGGAACCGACCCCTGACACCGTTGATGCGCTGATGAAGCTGAATCTTTCGGCGGGTGTCAATGTGGAGATCAAACTTTAA
- the rpsS gene encoding 30S ribosomal protein S19 produces the protein MPRSLKKGPFVDEHLAKKVSKMNASNDRKIIKTWSRRSTIIPEMIGHTMAVHNGKKFIPVYITENMVGHKLGEFSPTRFFKGHGHARTEKASALK, from the coding sequence ATGCCGAGATCATTAAAAAAGGGGCCGTTTGTGGATGAACATTTGGCCAAGAAGGTTTCCAAGATGAATGCGTCCAATGACCGAAAGATCATTAAGACCTGGTCGAGGCGTTCTACGATTATTCCGGAAATGATCGGACATACGATGGCGGTTCATAACGGGAAGAAGTTTATCCCCGTGTATATCACTGAAAATATGGTAGGCCATAAATTGGGAGAGTTTTCCCCGACCCGATTCTTTAAAGGCCATGGGCATGCTAGGACAGAGAAAGCAAGCGCCTTAAAGTAA
- the rpsC gene encoding 30S ribosomal protein S3, whose translation MGQKVHPYGFRLGYIKTWSSRWYAEKDYSKLLHEDLGIRKIVKKKLFHAGIARIEIERSGNQIKLTLHTARPGIIIGRKGAEVDKLKVELEAMAKNQVYISIKEIKKPELDAQLVAENIAMQLQKRIAYRRAMKKAVASAMRLGAQGIKVRCAGRLGGAEIARSEWYREGRVPLHTLRADIDYGVAESATTMGRIGVKTWIYRGEILPGVEREETAMPGRGDRR comes from the coding sequence ATGGGACAGAAAGTCCATCCTTACGGATTTAGGTTGGGGTATATCAAGACGTGGAGTTCCAGGTGGTACGCTGAGAAGGACTACTCCAAGCTTCTTCATGAAGACCTGGGGATTCGGAAGATTGTCAAGAAAAAGCTTTTTCATGCAGGGATTGCCCGTATTGAAATTGAGCGTTCGGGGAATCAAATCAAGTTGACGCTTCATACGGCACGGCCAGGCATTATTATTGGTCGAAAGGGTGCCGAGGTCGACAAGCTTAAGGTTGAACTGGAGGCAATGGCCAAAAACCAGGTCTATATCAGTATTAAAGAGATAAAAAAGCCGGAATTGGATGCCCAGTTGGTTGCCGAGAATATTGCGATGCAATTACAAAAGCGGATTGCGTACCGTCGGGCGATGAAAAAAGCGGTGGCCTCCGCCATGCGTCTGGGTGCCCAGGGGATTAAGGTGCGCTGTGCGGGGCGACTGGGAGGTGCTGAAATTGCGCGATCAGAATGGTATCGGGAGGGGCGAGTTCCTCTGCATACCCTCAGGGCAGATATTGACTATGGCGTGGCGGAGTCGGCAACCACCATGGGGCGGATAGGCGTAAAGACCTGGATCTATCGGGGCGAGATCCTTCCCGGGGTGGAGCGGGAAGAGACGGCGATGCCTGGAAGAGGAGATAGGAGATAA
- the rplB gene encoding 50S ribosomal protein L2, with the protein MGVKKYKPTSPGRRAAMGLTFDEITKSRPEKSLLRAVHSSGGRNNRGKMTIRHRGGGHKRAYRIIDFKRDKFGIPARVAAIEYDPNRSARIALLFYVDGEKRYIIAPVGLKVDDRVTSGPDAEIKVGCALPLENIPVGSTIHNLELKKGKGGQLIRGAGTSAQLMAKEKPFANIRMKSGEIRLIRLDCMATLGQVGNIDHGNYSYGKAGRRRWLGRRPHVRGVAMNPVDHPHGGGEGKAGQGNPHPVSPWGQLAKGFKTRRRKETDKFIVRKRKRK; encoded by the coding sequence ATGGGCGTAAAAAAATATAAACCGACCTCTCCGGGGCGTCGTGCGGCGATGGGATTGACTTTCGACGAGATTACAAAGTCGAGGCCCGAGAAGAGTCTCCTTCGAGCAGTCCATTCCTCTGGTGGAAGAAACAACCGGGGAAAGATGACGATCCGCCATCGAGGTGGAGGGCATAAGCGCGCATATCGTATCATCGATTTCAAACGGGATAAGTTTGGAATTCCGGCCAGGGTTGCAGCGATTGAGTATGACCCTAACCGCTCCGCGCGGATTGCTCTTTTGTTTTATGTTGATGGTGAAAAGCGATATATTATTGCGCCTGTTGGCTTGAAGGTGGATGATCGTGTTACCTCCGGCCCGGACGCGGAGATTAAGGTTGGGTGTGCCCTTCCTCTTGAGAATATCCCAGTGGGGAGCACTATCCATAATTTAGAGCTTAAGAAGGGAAAAGGGGGCCAGTTGATTCGGGGTGCTGGAACTTCAGCTCAGTTGATGGCAAAGGAAAAACCCTTTGCGAATATCCGGATGAAATCCGGTGAAATTCGCTTGATTCGTCTGGACTGTATGGCCACACTCGGCCAGGTGGGAAATATTGATCACGGGAACTATTCTTACGGAAAAGCTGGAAGGCGAAGGTGGTTGGGGCGGCGTCCCCATGTTCGGGGGGTAGCGATGAACCCTGTCGATCATCCGCATGGTGGAGGAGAAGGGAAGGCGGGTCAAGGAAACCCGCATCCGGTTTCACCATGGGGGCAACTTGCAAAAGGGTTTAAAACCCGCCGGAGAAAAGAGACCGACAAGTTTATTGTTCGTAAGCGTAAGAGGAAGTAG
- the rplE gene encoding 50S ribosomal protein L5, whose protein sequence is MAKTVQVEALIDRYRGEIHPAMMKEFQYANKMQVPKVKKVVLNVGMGLAITNSKLLDAAVSELGIITGQRPVITKAKKSIAGFKIRAGMPIGCKVTLRRSRMYEFLERLLYAALPRIRDFRGISFKAFDGKGNYALGIREQLIFPEINYDDVSAIHGMDIIIVTTATNDKEGKALLKGLGFPFRKTKEEKGG, encoded by the coding sequence ATGGCAAAAACAGTTCAAGTCGAGGCTCTGATTGATCGTTATCGTGGGGAAATTCACCCGGCGATGATGAAGGAATTTCAGTATGCCAATAAAATGCAGGTTCCGAAAGTCAAAAAGGTTGTCCTCAATGTGGGTATGGGGCTGGCGATTACCAATTCAAAATTACTGGACGCTGCAGTGAGTGAGTTGGGGATCATTACGGGTCAGAGACCGGTGATCACAAAGGCGAAGAAGTCGATTGCCGGCTTCAAGATTCGAGCTGGAATGCCGATTGGATGCAAGGTGACCTTGCGCAGATCAAGGATGTATGAGTTCCTTGAGCGCCTTTTGTATGCGGCCTTGCCTCGGATTCGGGATTTTAGGGGTATTTCATTCAAGGCATTTGATGGGAAAGGGAATTATGCCTTGGGGATCAGGGAGCAGTTGATCTTTCCTGAAATTAATTATGATGATGTCTCCGCAATCCATGGTATGGATATTATTATCGTGACCACGGCGACAAATGACAAGGAAGGAAAAGCGCTTTTAAAAGGGCTCGGTTTTCCCTTCCGAAAGACGAAAGAGGAAAAAGGTGGCTAA
- the rplN gene encoding 50S ribosomal protein L14, whose product MIQIYSMLDVADNSGAKRLMCFHVLGGSRKRYAAIGDIVVATVKVAIPKANVKTGDVVKAVIVRTRKGLRREDGSYIKFDRNAAVLINPQGEPIGTRIFGPVARELRRKKFTKIVSLAPEVI is encoded by the coding sequence ATGATACAGATCTATAGCATGCTTGATGTGGCAGATAACTCGGGGGCGAAGAGGCTGATGTGCTTCCATGTTCTGGGGGGGTCCAGAAAACGTTATGCGGCGATAGGAGACATCGTTGTCGCGACGGTTAAGGTAGCGATTCCAAAGGCAAATGTTAAAACGGGTGATGTCGTCAAGGCGGTGATTGTACGGACGAGGAAGGGCCTCCGCAGAGAAGATGGTTCCTATATCAAGTTTGACCGTAATGCCGCGGTCTTGATTAATCCGCAGGGTGAGCCGATTGGGACCCGTATTTTTGGACCGGTTGCCCGGGAACTTCGACGGAAAAAGTTTACAAAGATTGTTTCACTTGCTCCTGAGGTTATTTAG
- the rpsH gene encoding 30S ribosomal protein S8 → MTDPIADMLTRIRNAKQRKHEIVYIPLSKQKVEIARILKEEGFIRAYKVMAGDPGKGEIRVLLKYSGKQESVITDLKRVSTPGRRVYVGQAAIPYVKRGLGIAILSTSKGMMTDRASRRVRLGGEILCYVW, encoded by the coding sequence ATGACCGATCCAATAGCAGATATGTTGACTCGAATCCGTAATGCGAAGCAGCGGAAACATGAAATTGTGTATATCCCCCTTTCTAAGCAAAAGGTGGAGATCGCCCGGATTCTAAAAGAAGAAGGCTTTATCCGGGCCTATAAGGTGATGGCCGGTGATCCGGGAAAAGGTGAAATAAGGGTACTTCTTAAGTACAGCGGGAAACAGGAATCTGTGATTACCGATTTGAAGCGGGTCAGTACCCCGGGGCGAAGGGTTTATGTTGGGCAGGCAGCCATCCCCTATGTTAAGAGGGGCTTGGGTATTGCGATCCTTTCGACCTCGAAGGGGATGATGACAGATCGTGCGTCGCGGCGTGTCAGGTTGGGAGGAGAGATCCTCTGTTATGTCTGGTAA
- the rplD gene encoding 50S ribosomal protein L4, whose protein sequence is MPEVEIKNHHNKKTGSMPLDDRVFGGKVSKPLLHEAVQLHLASRRQGTAATKTKGLIRGGGRKPWKQKGTGRARAGSNRSPLWRGGGTVFGPRPRSYAYSMPKKKARAALYSALASKVQEEGLVVLEEFIFTEAKTRTMALLLKKLDLSGRILVLTSQKQDDLNRMIGNLPNVHLLEVRQLNVYDLILADTLLTTQRDISRLVEVWGTHESA, encoded by the coding sequence ATGCCGGAAGTAGAGATTAAGAATCATCATAATAAGAAGACAGGATCGATGCCTTTGGATGATCGTGTTTTCGGCGGTAAGGTTTCGAAGCCACTCCTACATGAAGCGGTGCAGTTGCATCTTGCTTCGAGACGGCAGGGGACGGCCGCGACAAAAACAAAAGGTCTGATCCGTGGTGGAGGAAGAAAGCCATGGAAGCAGAAAGGAACGGGGCGCGCACGAGCCGGGTCTAATCGATCTCCACTCTGGCGGGGAGGTGGGACTGTTTTTGGGCCAAGACCCCGAAGCTATGCCTACTCGATGCCAAAAAAGAAGGCAAGGGCGGCCCTTTATTCAGCGCTGGCCTCTAAGGTGCAGGAGGAAGGCCTTGTCGTTCTGGAGGAGTTTATCTTTACAGAAGCAAAAACACGGACCATGGCGCTTCTTCTTAAGAAGCTTGACTTGAGTGGAAGGATTCTGGTGCTTACTTCTCAAAAGCAGGACGATCTCAATCGAATGATTGGAAATCTTCCCAATGTCCACCTGCTGGAAGTTCGTCAACTGAATGTTTATGACCTCATCCTGGCCGATACGCTTCTGACAACGCAGCGCGATATTTCCAGGCTGGTCGAGGTATGGGGGACCCATGAATCCGCATGA
- a CDS encoding 50S ribosomal protein L29 codes for MDTKELRDLTKEDLIEREKDLRKELFNLRFQAVSGHVENPCRIREVRRDIARVITFSRMLQEEG; via the coding sequence GTGGATACGAAAGAGCTAAGGGATCTCACGAAAGAAGATCTGATCGAGAGGGAAAAGGATCTGCGAAAGGAATTGTTCAATCTTCGTTTTCAAGCGGTTTCAGGGCACGTTGAAAACCCATGCAGAATCAGAGAAGTCCGTAGAGATATTGCGAGGGTGATTACCTTTTCCCGGATGCTGCAGGAGGAAGGGTAA
- the tuf gene encoding elongation factor Tu: protein MAKAKFERTKPHINIGTIGHVDHGKTTLTSAITKVLAAKGGAEYLAYDSIDKAPEERDRGITIAIAHVEYETDNRHYAHVDCPGHADYVKNMITGAAQMDGAVLVVSAADGPMPQTREHILLARQVGVPYIVVYMNKADQVDDKELLELVELEVRDLLSKYEFPGDDIPIVVGSALKALEGDKGEMGEESIAKLMEAVDSYIPTPKREIDKPFIMPIEDVFSISGRGTVVTGRIEKGIVKVGDEIEIVGVKETRKTIVTGVEMFRKILDEGQAGDNVGILLRGTKKEEVERGMVLAAPKTITPHTVFKAEAYILTKDEGGRHTPFFNGYRPQFYLRTTDVTGVSKLAEGVEMVMPGDNVTMEVELIMPIAMQEGLRFAIREGGRTVGAGVITQIIK from the coding sequence ATGGCGAAGGCTAAATTTGAGCGAACGAAGCCTCATATTAATATCGGGACGATCGGGCATGTGGATCATGGGAAGACGACACTGACCTCAGCGATCACGAAGGTCCTGGCAGCGAAGGGTGGCGCGGAGTACCTGGCGTATGACTCGATAGACAAGGCCCCTGAAGAGCGAGATCGAGGGATCACCATCGCGATTGCCCATGTGGAGTATGAGACGGACAATCGGCACTATGCGCATGTAGACTGTCCCGGGCACGCGGACTACGTGAAGAACATGATCACGGGGGCGGCGCAAATGGACGGGGCGGTGCTGGTCGTCTCTGCAGCAGACGGGCCGATGCCCCAGACACGGGAGCATATCCTACTGGCGCGGCAGGTTGGGGTTCCGTATATCGTTGTCTACATGAACAAAGCAGACCAGGTGGACGACAAAGAATTGCTGGAGCTGGTGGAATTGGAAGTCCGGGATTTGTTGTCGAAGTATGAATTTCCGGGAGATGACATCCCGATCGTGGTCGGGTCCGCTTTGAAAGCCCTGGAAGGGGACAAAGGGGAAATGGGAGAAGAGTCGATCGCGAAATTAATGGAAGCCGTCGACAGCTACATCCCCACGCCGAAGCGGGAGATCGACAAGCCCTTTATCATGCCGATCGAAGACGTATTTTCAATCAGCGGACGCGGGACCGTCGTGACGGGGCGGATCGAAAAAGGCATCGTGAAAGTTGGAGATGAGATCGAGATCGTCGGGGTGAAAGAAACCCGGAAGACCATCGTGACCGGGGTTGAGATGTTCCGTAAGATATTGGATGAGGGGCAGGCGGGAGACAACGTTGGGATCTTGCTTCGAGGAACAAAGAAGGAAGAAGTAGAGCGGGGGATGGTCTTGGCGGCACCGAAAACCATCACGCCGCACACGGTCTTCAAGGCGGAAGCCTATATCCTGACAAAAGATGAAGGCGGACGCCACACCCCGTTTTTTAACGGATACCGGCCTCAGTTTTACCTTCGGACAACGGATGTGACAGGGGTTTCGAAGTTGGCGGAAGGCGTTGAGATGGTGATGCCTGGAGATAACGTCACGATGGAAGTGGAATTGATCATGCCGATCGCGATGCAGGAAGGATTGCGTTTTGCGATACGGGAAGGCGGACGGACGGTTGGTGCCGGTGTCATCACTCAGATCATTAAGTAG
- a CDS encoding 50S ribosomal protein L23: MNPHDLIVRPLLTEKSTSLRENYNKVCFVVRREANRREVKQAIEAILNVKVDKVHIINMIGKTKRLNRFVGKRRDWKKAIVTLKKGEKLDLFEG; this comes from the coding sequence ATGAATCCGCATGATCTTATTGTTCGCCCTCTTTTAACAGAAAAGAGTACCTCGTTACGGGAGAATTACAATAAAGTGTGCTTTGTTGTGCGCCGTGAAGCAAACAGAAGAGAGGTGAAGCAGGCGATTGAAGCGATCTTGAACGTCAAGGTCGACAAGGTTCACATTATTAATATGATTGGGAAGACGAAGCGTCTCAATCGTTTTGTTGGAAAGCGGCGTGACTGGAAAAAAGCGATCGTTACTTTAAAGAAAGGTGAGAAGCTTGATCTTTTCGAGGGATAG
- a CDS encoding ABC transporter ATP-binding protein, which translates to MIPAIQIRHLTKRFRSGFWMKKSTALSDLNLEIECGTTFGFLGPNGAGKTTTMKLLIGVLHPTSGEAFLFGKSIREIAVKREIGYLPESPYFYDYLTGSEFLHFYGQLFGMGSRERKEKIEMLFELVKLKGSEQIQLRRYSKGMLQRIGLAQALINDPKLVILDEPMSGLDPMGRKDVRDIILRLKEEGKTVFFSTHVLSDAEMICDQVGIIVKGQLRNVGRLEEMLNPKVKSVEVCVRGLPEGRIHALDPLSKSITTKGEESLILLQDEEVLPQLIQWAEREGGKIVSIVPRRETLEDIFIEEMRGEGP; encoded by the coding sequence ATGATACCGGCGATACAGATACGACATCTGACTAAGCGTTTTCGAAGCGGTTTTTGGATGAAAAAGTCGACGGCCCTGAGCGACCTAAACCTGGAAATCGAGTGTGGGACGACTTTTGGATTTCTGGGCCCAAACGGGGCAGGAAAAACAACGACAATGAAGCTGCTGATCGGGGTCCTTCATCCGACCTCGGGCGAGGCCTTCCTCTTTGGGAAGTCGATCCGGGAGATTGCCGTGAAGAGGGAAATCGGCTATCTCCCGGAAAGCCCCTATTTCTACGATTATCTGACCGGCTCAGAATTCCTCCATTTTTACGGGCAGCTCTTTGGGATGGGATCAAGGGAACGGAAAGAAAAGATCGAAATGCTCTTTGAACTGGTCAAACTGAAAGGCTCAGAGCAGATTCAGCTTCGCCGCTACTCGAAGGGAATGCTCCAGAGGATTGGCTTGGCGCAAGCCCTGATCAACGATCCGAAGCTTGTCATATTGGACGAGCCGATGTCGGGCCTCGACCCGATGGGGCGAAAGGATGTCCGTGACATCATTCTTCGTCTGAAGGAAGAGGGGAAGACCGTCTTTTTCAGCACACATGTTCTTTCGGACGCGGAGATGATCTGCGACCAGGTGGGAATTATTGTTAAAGGACAGCTTCGAAATGTCGGGCGTCTGGAAGAGATGCTGAATCCAAAGGTGAAATCTGTAGAGGTCTGTGTGAGAGGACTCCCTGAGGGAAGGATCCATGCCCTCGACCCCTTGTCGAAGTCGATCACCACCAAAGGCGAAGAGAGTTTGATTTTACTCCAGGATGAGGAGGTCCTGCCACAACTCATTCAATGGGCAGAACGGGAGGGAGGAAAGATTGTCTCGATCGTTCCGAGACGGGAAACCCTTGAAGACATCTTTATAGAAGAGATGAGGGGGGAAGGTCCATGA
- the rpsQ gene encoding 30S ribosomal protein S17 produces MLKKRKEFVGRVVSDKMDKTVVVAIDRIVKEPRYKKYIKRTTKLKAHDEKNDCHVGDQVKLIETRPLSAGKKWVVLEVLVRAT; encoded by the coding sequence ATGCTGAAAAAGAGAAAAGAGTTTGTTGGAAGGGTGGTCAGTGACAAGATGGACAAGACCGTGGTGGTCGCGATCGATCGTATTGTCAAGGAACCCCGTTATAAGAAATATATCAAGAGAACTACGAAATTAAAGGCACATGACGAAAAAAATGACTGTCATGTTGGTGATCAGGTAAAACTCATTGAGACCCGTCCGTTGAGTGCGGGAAAAAAATGGGTTGTCCTTGAAGTCTTGGTGCGCGCTACATAA
- a CDS encoding type Z 30S ribosomal protein S14, whose amino-acid sequence MAKKSLIAKALRTPKFGVRKYHRCLVCGRVRGYLRKFSMCRICFRMLSLKGEIPGVTKSSW is encoded by the coding sequence GTGGCTAAGAAATCTCTCATTGCGAAGGCGTTGAGAACGCCCAAGTTTGGTGTAAGAAAGTACCATCGGTGTCTGGTTTGCGGTCGGGTTCGGGGTTATCTGCGGAAATTTTCAATGTGTCGAATTTGTTTCCGTATGCTCAGCCTTAAAGGAGAGATTCCGGGCGTTACCAAGTCGAGTTGGTAG
- a CDS encoding 50S ribosomal protein L3 yields the protein MVNGLIAHKLGMTQVYSEAGRLVPVTVLEVGPCKVVQLKTAEKEGYAGAQLSFDEVKEHRVTKPSRGHYKKAGVQPSRILREFGGDMSGLSVGQTLTAEIFEKGEYVDITGVSKGKGFQGVMKRHNYRGGPASHGSMFHRSTGSVGQCASPSRVWKNKGMPGQMGNKRVTTQGLEVVEVRVAENLVFVRGSVPGGSKGVVMIRKSVKGKVKKEVVVRGGKKK from the coding sequence ATGGTTAACGGATTAATCGCACATAAATTGGGCATGACTCAAGTCTACTCTGAGGCAGGCCGCTTGGTTCCGGTTACAGTGCTGGAGGTTGGACCGTGTAAGGTTGTTCAGTTGAAGACCGCCGAAAAAGAAGGGTATGCAGGGGCGCAACTTTCGTTTGATGAGGTGAAAGAGCACCGTGTCACGAAGCCATCCCGAGGACATTATAAAAAGGCGGGTGTTCAGCCTTCTCGGATTTTGAGGGAATTTGGCGGGGACATGAGCGGATTGAGTGTAGGTCAGACCCTTACTGCGGAAATTTTTGAAAAAGGGGAATATGTAGATATCACCGGAGTTTCCAAGGGAAAAGGCTTCCAGGGTGTCATGAAGAGACACAATTATCGAGGTGGGCCGGCGAGTCATGGTTCGATGTTTCATCGTTCTACGGGATCTGTCGGACAGTGTGCCTCTCCGTCGCGGGTTTGGAAAAATAAAGGTATGCCGGGACAAATGGGGAATAAGCGTGTGACAACGCAGGGTTTAGAGGTGGTCGAGGTCCGTGTTGCAGAAAACCTTGTTTTTGTGAGGGGATCCGTCCCCGGAGGAAGCAAGGGGGTGGTCATGATACGCAAGTCGGTCAAGGGGAAGGTAAAGAAAGAGGTTGTTGTCAGGGGCGGCAAGAAAAAATAA